The following DNA comes from Candidatus Polarisedimenticolia bacterium.
GACCCATCACAACCTGACGACGGTGCATCCGCTCGGAGGCTGCGTCATGGCGGAAGACGCGGCGGCGGGGGTGGTGAACCACAAAGGCCAGGTCTATCGAGGCACGATGGGGACGGAGGTCCACGACGGACTCTATGTTTCCGACGGCTCGGTCGTGCCTCGCTCCCTGGGCGTCAATCCGCTGCTGACCATATCCGCCCTGGCCGAGCGCACCATGGCCCTGCTCGCCAAGGACCGGGGCTGGGTCATCGACTACACCCTGCCGTCGTCGCCCGCGTCCCTCGATCCGCAGGCGAAGCCTCGCCCCGGGATCCGCTTCACCGAGAGGATGGCCGGTTTTGTCTCCAAAGCGGAGAAAGGGGACTTCCAGAAGGCCGCCGATCGCGGCAAGCAGGAGGGATCGACCTTCGAGTTCGTGCTGACCATCGTCTCGGCGGATGTCGACGCGATGCTCGCCGACCCCGGTCATCTCTGCCGCGCCGTGGGCACGGTGAAGGCACCCGCGCTGTCGCGCGACCCGATGACGGTGTCGGAAGGAACCTTCCGGCTTTTCGTGAAGGACCCGGACCACGTCGAGACGCGTCAGATGGTCTATGACGCCCCGATCGCGACGGCGGAAGGGAAGCAGTACCACATGCACGGCTTCAAGGCCATCCACAACGACAAGTCGGGCATGGACTCCTGGGCGGACACCACGACCCTGTTCGTCACGCTCACCGAAGGCGCCGGCGGCAATGGAGCCATCGTCGCCAAGGGAATGCTGCACATCGACCCGAAGGACTTCATGGTGCAGATGTCCACCATGGAGGTGACCCACGTCGACGACCCTCGGGTCAAGATGGAAAAAACGGCCGCCTTCGGGAAGTTCTTCGCCGGAGTCCTGTTCGAGACCTACGGCGGAATCGCCGCGAAGCCCAACCCCTTCGACGGCTCCCCGGTCCCGCTGCGTAAGAAACGCCCCCTCAGGACCGGCGCGCCGGAGGTCCACTACTTCAAGACGGCGGACGGCGTGGCGCTGCGGGTGAAGCGGTATCACGGCGGGAACAAGGGGCCGGTCGTGATGGCTCCGGGGTTCGGGACTTCCACCACCGCTTTCGACACCGACACGATCGAGACGAACCTCCCGGAGTTCCTCCACGCCAACGGCTACGATGTCTTTCTCTTCGACTACCGGGCGAGTCCCGAGCTGCCGAGCTCCGGATCGCTCTTCACCCTCGATGACGTGGCCCGGAAGGACTGGCCCGCCGCCATCCAGACGATCCAGGAAATCAGCGGCGCCGATTCGGTCCAGATGGTGAACCACTGTGTCGGATCGATGACCGGCCTGATGGCCGTCCTGGCCGGAATGCAGGGAGTGCGCTCGATGGTCTGCTCCCAGCTGGGGTTGTTCCCGGTCACCGCCCCGGCCAACGAGATCAAGGCTGGGCTGAGGATGGCCTCGTTCCTGACCGCGCTGGGGGAGACCCAGATGGACACCAACCGGCCTCCCGACGACTGGCGCAGCCGCCTGGCCAAGATCATCATCCAGCTCTACCCCCCCAAGGAGCTGTGTCAGAACTCCGTCTGCCACCACATCCGGATCATCTTCGGAGAGAGCTACAAGCACGCCAACCTCTCGCAGGCGACGCACGACGCGCTGCACGAGATGTTCGGTGTGGCGAACCTCAAGAGCTTCGAGCACATCCTGTTGATGATCCGGAAGGACCGCGTGGTCGACGCGAAGGGGAAGGACACCTACCTTCCCAACGCGGCCAGGCTGAAGATGCCGATCACCTTCATTCAGGGGGCCGACAACGGGTTGTTCCTTCCCGAAGGAAGCCTGAAGACCTATCGCTTCCTGTGCGAGGCGAACGGCAAGGAGCAGTACGCCCACATCATGATCCCGAAGTTCGCCCACATGGACTGCTTCGTCGGCAAGGAAGCCGTGCGGGACGTCTTTCCGACGATCCTCCTGGAGCTGGAGAAGCACAACTAGGGCCGCCGCCGCGGCGCCGTCGAGGAGCTGCTCATGCACCTGTCCAGTCCGCTCGACTCGATCAAGGAGCACTACGAAGTCGTGGTGATAGGCTCCGGCTACGGCGGCGGCATCGCCGCCTCACGCCTGGCCAGGGCGGGGCGCAAGATCTGCCTGCTGGAAAGAGGCCGCGAGCGCTGGCCCGGCGAGTACCCGGACAGCCAGCTCGAGCTGATGCACGAGCTGCAGATCAACGGGCCTCTCGCGCACACCGGATCGCGGCTCGGCCTGTACGACGTGCACAACAGCCACGACATCGCGGTTCTGGTCGGGTGCGGTCTGGGAGGCACCTCGCTCATCAACGCGGCGGTCTGCTTCCCGCCCGATCGGCGGGTCTTCGAGGACACCCGCTGGCCCGAGGCCCTGCGCCAGGACCTCGACGGCCGACTGGCGCGCGGCTTCGAGCGCGCCCGGGAGATCCTTGATCCCCGGACGTACCCCGATACATTCCCCCGGCTCAGGAAAGCCGGCCTCCATGAGCGCGCCGCAAGCAAGATGGGAGCGAAGTTCCAGCGCACGGAGCTGGCGATCGCCTTCGCGGACGGACGAAACCGCTTCGGCGTGGATCAGAAGGCCTGCTCGCTATGTGGCGACTGTGTGACCGGCTGCAATCTCTGGGCGAAGAACACGACCCTCATGAACTACCTGCCCGACGCCAGGGCGCATGGTGCCGAGATCTTCACTCAAATCGACGTCCGGAGGCTGGCGCGCAAGGAGGGGCGCTGGGAGATTCACTACCAGGTCCTCAAGACCGGCCACGAGAAAGCCGCCGTTGCGACGCGCACCCTCTCGGCCGATGTGGTGGTTCTCGCGGCGGGAACCCTGGGGTCCACGGAGATCCTCCTGCGCTCGCAGGCGGCGGGGCTGCTGCTGTCCGACAAGGTGGGGCATCACTTCTCGGGCAACGGCGACATCCTCGGCTACAGCTACAACGGCAACGAGCCGGTCGATGGCATCGGCTTCGGAAAAACGCCTCCCCAGGAGGGGGCCGCCGTGGGTCCTTTCAATACCACGGTCATCGACTTGCGGGATCCCGGGCAGCGCACCGGACTGATCGTCGAGGAGGGCGCCATCCCCGGAGCGATCGCGCGGGCCTCCGCCGCCATGCTGATGCTCAACGCCGCCCTGGCCGGGAAGGACACCGACGGGGACGACCGGGCGCGCGAGAAGCGCCAGGAGCTCGAGACCATCACCTCGGGTCCCTACAAGGGCGCCATGCGCAACACACAGACCTTTCTCGTCATGACCTTCGACGATGCCAACGGGCGGATCACCCTGAAGGAGGACCGGCCTCGCATCGACTACCCGGGTCTCGGCAGG
Coding sequences within:
- a CDS encoding GMC family oxidoreductase N-terminal domain-containing protein is translated as MRRLSRPVDQMKNHYDIVVIGSGYGGGIAASRLARAGKSVCLLERGRELIPGEYPDTEPEVVRESQVDTKAGHLGSRTALLDFRVNEDINVVVGCGLGGTSLINANVSIVPETRVFADPCWPGALRDDVDTRLKEGYRLATEMLKPVAYPADQPPLAKLAALEKSAGQLGEKFYRPNINVTFKDGVNHVGVEQHHCNGCGDCCSGCNVGAKNTTLMNYLPDASNHGAEIFTEVGVRRLEHQGSAWHVHYQVLGSGREKFDAPTMFVAADVVVLAAGTLGSTEILLRSKAAGLPLSEKLGERFSGNGDVLGFTYNADTKVRGVGLGRRDADEVKPAGPCIAGIIDARQKPNLDDGMIIEEGVIPGAVGGMVGRAISSAAALFGKDTDSGAADELREKQRELESLVKGPYAGAVANTQTYLVMTHDGSSGKMQLEKDRLRIHWPKVGELPIFKRISNRLLEASKALGGTFVKNPLWSKLTHHNLTTVHPLGGCVMAEDAAAGVVNHKGQVYRGTMGTEVHDGLYVSDGSVVPRSLGVNPLLTISALAERTMALLAKDRGWVIDYTLPSSPASLDPQAKPRPGIRFTERMAGFVSKAEKGDFQKAADRGKQEGSTFEFVLTIVSADVDAMLADPGHLCRAVGTVKAPALSRDPMTVSEGTFRLFVKDPDHVETRQMVYDAPIATAEGKQYHMHGFKAIHNDKSGMDSWADTTTLFVTLTEGAGGNGAIVAKGMLHIDPKDFMVQMSTMEVTHVDDPRVKMEKTAAFGKFFAGVLFETYGGIAAKPNPFDGSPVPLRKKRPLRTGAPEVHYFKTADGVALRVKRYHGGNKGPVVMAPGFGTSTTAFDTDTIETNLPEFLHANGYDVFLFDYRASPELPSSGSLFTLDDVARKDWPAAIQTIQEISGADSVQMVNHCVGSMTGLMAVLAGMQGVRSMVCSQLGLFPVTAPANEIKAGLRMASFLTALGETQMDTNRPPDDWRSRLAKIIIQLYPPKELCQNSVCHHIRIIFGESYKHANLSQATHDALHEMFGVANLKSFEHILLMIRKDRVVDAKGKDTYLPNAARLKMPITFIQGADNGLFLPEGSLKTYRFLCEANGKEQYAHIMIPKFAHMDCFVGKEAVRDVFPTILLELEKHN
- a CDS encoding GMC family oxidoreductase, coding for MHLSSPLDSIKEHYEVVVIGSGYGGGIAASRLARAGRKICLLERGRERWPGEYPDSQLELMHELQINGPLAHTGSRLGLYDVHNSHDIAVLVGCGLGGTSLINAAVCFPPDRRVFEDTRWPEALRQDLDGRLARGFERAREILDPRTYPDTFPRLRKAGLHERAASKMGAKFQRTELAIAFADGRNRFGVDQKACSLCGDCVTGCNLWAKNTTLMNYLPDARAHGAEIFTQIDVRRLARKEGRWEIHYQVLKTGHEKAAVATRTLSADVVVLAAGTLGSTEILLRSQAAGLLLSDKVGHHFSGNGDILGYSYNGNEPVDGIGFGKTPPQEGAAVGPFNTTVIDLRDPGQRTGLIVEEGAIPGAIARASAAMLMLNAALAGKDTDGDDRAREKRQELETITSGPYKGAMRNTQTFLVMTFDDANGRITLKEDRPRIDYPGLGRQENVLNANRRMLEVTKALGGTYVANPSWNRLTGYQVATVHPLGGCIMADDSGGGAVNDRGQVFRGRTGQQVYEDLYVCDGSIVPRSLGVNPLLTISALAERAVALLAEKRGWTIDYTLSA